From one Shewanella sp. GD04112 genomic stretch:
- a CDS encoding GrxA family glutaredoxin, which produces MYVVIFGRPGCPYCVRAVQLSEQLVEKRDDFKFRYVDIHAEGISKADLEKTVGKPVETVPQIFVDEKHVGGCTDFEQYVRDNNLLG; this is translated from the coding sequence ATGTACGTTGTTATTTTTGGCCGTCCTGGCTGTCCTTATTGCGTGCGAGCAGTACAACTGTCAGAGCAACTCGTTGAAAAACGTGATGACTTTAAATTTAGATACGTGGATATCCACGCCGAAGGGATTTCTAAAGCAGATCTCGAGAAGACTGTCGGTAAGCCAGTCGAAACTGTGCCACAGATTTTCGTTGATGAAAAACACGTAGGTGGTTGCACCGATTTCGAACAATATGTTCGCGATAACAACCTGTTAGGTTAA
- a CDS encoding DcaP family trimeric outer membrane transporter, with amino-acid sequence MKQAKLSLLYSATLLAFMGSANAASLKNTDVEFGGYIKADVMFSDYGNGAPDSGDLSRQFYVPGTIYGKDGNGNQVVDFQARETRFNFKAATDLDGHSLSGFIELDFMTHTDGNERVSNSYSPRIRHAYVSYDNWTVGQTWTTFQNPAALPENLDFVGAADGTPFVRQSLLRYTHGNFQFAIENPETTVTPNQGGARITSGNGVVPDVVARYNLKTDGGASFSFAGIARQLNLETKIGATQIDSSSFGYGASVAGIIPIGKDDLRFTATYGDGLGRYMALNYINAGVLDASGDIESIRTFGGFVSYRHWWNEQWRTSVTLSGMQADNDVALTGIGVNKDAYSGYINLLYSPSKPLTFGVEYMYAQNSKENGDDGDLSRIIFSAKYVL; translated from the coding sequence ATGAAACAAGCAAAACTTAGCTTGCTTTACTCTGCAACCTTATTGGCATTTATGGGCTCTGCCAATGCGGCTTCTTTAAAAAATACTGACGTTGAATTTGGTGGCTATATCAAGGCGGACGTGATGTTCAGCGATTATGGCAATGGGGCACCCGATTCGGGGGATTTATCCCGTCAGTTTTACGTGCCGGGTACCATTTACGGTAAAGACGGCAACGGTAACCAAGTGGTGGATTTCCAAGCCCGTGAAACGCGATTCAATTTTAAGGCGGCAACGGATCTTGATGGCCATAGCTTGTCGGGCTTTATTGAACTGGATTTTATGACCCACACAGATGGTAATGAGCGGGTGTCTAACAGCTATTCACCACGTATCCGCCATGCCTATGTATCCTATGATAATTGGACCGTAGGTCAAACCTGGACCACTTTCCAAAACCCTGCAGCTCTGCCCGAAAACCTCGACTTTGTGGGTGCTGCAGATGGTACGCCCTTTGTGCGTCAATCGTTACTGCGTTATACCCATGGCAACTTCCAATTTGCGATAGAAAACCCTGAAACAACGGTAACTCCGAACCAAGGTGGCGCACGCATCACCAGTGGTAATGGTGTCGTGCCTGATGTGGTGGCGCGATACAATCTCAAGACGGACGGCGGCGCCTCATTCTCGTTTGCGGGTATTGCTCGTCAACTCAATTTAGAAACCAAAATCGGTGCGACCCAAATCGATAGTTCGAGCTTTGGTTACGGCGCCAGTGTGGCGGGGATTATCCCCATTGGTAAAGATGATCTGCGCTTTACCGCAACCTATGGTGACGGTTTAGGGCGTTATATGGCGCTTAACTACATTAATGCGGGTGTGTTAGATGCGAGCGGCGATATCGAATCCATTCGTACCTTCGGCGGCTTTGTGTCTTACCGTCATTGGTGGAACGAACAGTGGCGCACCAGTGTGACACTCTCTGGTATGCAAGCGGATAATGATGTGGCTTTAACGGGCATAGGGGTGAATAAGGATGCCTATTCTGGCTATATCAACCTGTTGTATTCCCCTAGTAAACCACTGACCTTTGGGGTGGAATATATGTACGCCCAAAACAGTAAAGAGAATGGTGATGATGGTGATTTAAGCCGGATCATCTTCTCGGCGAAGTATGTGCTCTAA